The window GCCTGCAGGCCTTCGACCTTTACATGGGCGTGCCCGCTCTCCTTGAGAGCCTGCAGCAAATGGTCGGCGAGGGCGCCGACATGGCGGTTCGACCGTCCGCTCGCGATCACCACGAAATCGGTAACGGACGACTTGCCGGTCAGGTCGATGGATACGATTTCCTCTGCCTTGTCATCATCAAGCGTTTTGACGACGAGGGCTTCGAGGGCTTCACTTTGCTCCCGGCCGCCTTTGAGGCTTACCGGGGCGGGCGCAGTATCATTGCGTTGGCGTTCGACGGGCAGTGCCGGAGCTCCTGTTGAATGGACTAAAACCAGAAAGGTCAGTCTAGCACGCTTCGCCCGCCGGTTCGAGCCAGTGCATGGAAAAGGGTTCACGGCCCGAAACCCAGGCCTTGCGCGACTTCAGACCGGCCTTCGCCGCCAGATCATGGAAGGTGTCCAGCGTGAATTTGTGGGAATTCTCCATGTGGATGGTCTCGTGCTTGCGGATCACGAAGCGTTCGCCAGCAACCGTGAAATGCATGTCGCGCACGGCCATGAGATACATCTCTACGCGCGAGCGGTACGGGTTCCAGAACGCCCGGTACTGCAGGCCGTCGGCGTCTATATCTCCGTCCAGCTCGCGATTGATCCGGGCGATGAGGTTGAGATTGAAGGCGGCTGTAACGCCTGCCTTGTCGTCATAGGCCGCTTCCAGCGTTTCGGACGCTTTGCGCATGTCCGTGCCGATCAGGAGCGCATCGCCTTCGCGCAGCCAGCTGCGCAGGGTTTTGAGAAGGCCAAGCGCGTCTATCAGCTCGAAATTGCCAATAGTCGATCCGGGGAAGAACACCACCCGCCGCCCTGCGTGGGCGTTTTCTGACAGGGGCAGGGCGTCCACATCCAGTTTTTGGGTAAAGTCGTGGCAGAGTGCGCCGATCTCCAGCTCCGGATAATCCGCCGCGAGCTCTTCGCATGCCGCGCGCACATGATCGCCTGAAATGTCCATCCCGACAAAGGCGGCCGGACGCTCCAGCGCGTCCAGCAGTGTGCGGATCTTCACGCTTGACCCCGCACCCGGCTCCAGAACAACCGCGCCCTCGCCCGCCAGTGCCGCCAGTTCCGGGCCGATCGCGCGCAGCAATTCCAGCTCCGTTCCGGTGACATAGTATTCGGGCTGTTCGGTGATGGCATCGAACAGGCGCGAGCCTTCCTCGTCATAATAGTATTTGGGGGGGAGCGCCTTTTGCGGCTTTGACAGGCCAGCCAGAATATCGGACCGGAAATCGGCCGCCGGCGGATGCATGTCCTCATAGAAGGACAGGCTGGGCGTCTGGCCCGTCTTCAGGCTGGGATCGGTCATGGCGGATACTAGGGGGCGGCTTCGGACGAGTGGGCTGGCGAGGTGCGTGAGAGACAGGAATGCCAGCGGAGAACGCCGGGTCGCAGCTTACCGTTCCCGGCGCAGGATCGAGGATGCCTCAGCATGTAATGGCGCGGTGATATATGTCCACCCCGGCGCGCCGCGTTCTACGAGGGCTCTGGCGGCAACCGGCTGGACGCGCGCATGTGCCAGTTGACGGGCCGCTTGGCCCAGCCGCCATTTCAGTGGCGAGCCGCCGCGCGCGATCACGCACACGGGCACCCGCGCGGCAATCTCGCGCCAATGCCCCCAGCGGCGAAAACTGCCAAGCCCGTCCGCGCCCATGATCCAGACAAAGCGGACCTGCGGATACCGCTTTGTCAGATGACGGATAATGTCGATCGTGTAGCGGGTGCCGAGACGGCTCTCGAGCGTGGTCACGACATGGCCCGGTTCCGGGATCAGCGCACGGATCGCGGCAACGCGCGCTTCAATTTCGCCGGGCGCATGGTGTTTGAGCGGGTTGTGCGGCGAGACCAGCCACCATACCGCATCAAGGCCGAGCCGTTTGCTCGCCGTCAGCGCCACGTGGCGGTGCCCGGCATGGGGCGGGTCGAAACTGCCCCCGTACAGCCCTACGGTCATGCCCGGCGCAAGCATCTCCGCCTTGCCGGCAGCAAAGCGGGGTGTGGCGGGCCGCTGGCTCATGGTGTCCAGCTATCGTCCTCATCGCCGCGTGCCAGACGCTCGGCCTTGGCCTTGTCGGCGGCGCGTTGGCCCTCGATGGCGGCCTCGATCCGGTAAAGCAGCGGGCGCATGTTCTCGCCGGTAACGGCCGACACCACAGCAATCTCGCCTTGGCTGCGGCTCTCAAGCTCTGCTTTCAGCTCTTCCAGACGTTCCGGGCTGACCGTCTCCATCTTGGAGAGAACGAGAATTTCCGATTTCTCCGTCAGGCCTGCGCCATAGGCTTCCAGCTCGCCGCGCACCACATCATAGGCCGCGACGGGGTCTTCACCGCCCGCATCGACCAGATGGACCAGCGTGGCGCAACGCTCGATATGGCCAAGGAAACGGTCGCCAATACCGGCGCCCTCGTGGGCGCCCTCGATCAGGCCTGGAATATCAGCGAGCACAAAGCGCTTGCCCTCGCCAGTGTCCACGACGCCCAGATTGGGATGCAGCGTGGTGAAGGGATAGGCTGCGATCTTCGGATTGGCCCGGCTGCAGGCCGACAGGAAGGTCGACTTGCCGGCATTGGGCAAACCCACCAGCCCCGCGTCCGCGATGAGTTTCAGGCGCAGCCACAGCCAGCGCTCCTCGCCCTCTTCGCCGGGCTGGGCATGGCGCGGCGCCTGCTGGCGCGAGGTCTTGAAATGGGCATTGCCCTTGCCGCCGCGTCCGCCGCGCGCCAGCAACACCTTCATGCCCTCTTCGGTCATGTCGGCGAGCACTTCCTCGTTGTTCTCGTCGAGGATCTGCGTGCCCACCGGCACTTTCAGGATGATGTCCTCGCCATCGGCGCCGGTGCGGTTCGCGCCAGCGCCATTAATGCCGCGCTGAGCCTTGAAATGCTGCTTGTAGCGGTAGTCGATGAGCGTGTTGAGCCCGTCCACGGCCTCCGCCCAGACATCGCCGCCCTTGCCGCCATCCCCGCCATCGGGACCGCCAAACTCGACATATTTCTCCCGCCGGAACGAGACGCATCCCGGCCCGCCATAACCAGACGCGATAAAGACTTTGACCTGATCGAGAAATTTCATGCGCTTTGCTTTCAGTCCGGCTGGTTTGGCCGGAGGAGGGTAGTCCGGCGCTCTCTATATACATTCCCGCACGCGATTACAGCCCGCCTGGCCCATGTCCCCACACAACTATGCCCTTGCCCGGACCCGGTTGCGCCTTGCGTGCGTGGCGCCGGGACGTTTCACTGGACCTTACCGTTCGCGCCGGGACACGAATCTGGCCTCGCGGGGACGGGAAAGGGCGTGAAACGGGTATCGAAGAGGGTTCAGCATGAGCGAGCGCGCACCCCGGCCAAGGCCGCCAAAGAAAACCGGAAGCATTGAATTCCGGGTGGCTGCCGAGGACAAGGATGCCTTCCTGGATGCCTGCGAGGCAGAGGGGAGGCCAGCCAGCGGGGTGCTTCGTGAAGCCATGGCGCATTTTGTCCGGCACCGCCGGATCGCGCCCAGCAGATGGAGCCGTCTCATGCCTAATTCCGTTATCGCAGCGGGCCTTGCGCTCGCCTTCGCCGTCCAGTCCGCTGACCGCCTGCCCGGCGCGGACCGGCCCTATGCCATTGCCGAGTTCGACTATTACGACCTCAACTCCGATGGCCGCATCACCTTGCATGAATATCTGCGGGCATCCGGGACGGTCCGGGAGTTGGCGGGGAACAGCAGAACCCCGCGTCAGGCTGAACGGACGGGCCGGGTGTTTGGTTTGTTTGCGGCCTACAATGCTGGCCCCGCCCAAATGCTCTTTGCGCACCCGGATCGCGTTAGTGACGAATGCTGGCGGGCTGTGGAGGACCAGCAACTGGTTGCCACCACTCGCAACTTCCAGCTGATGGACGCCGACAATGATGGCGTTGTGACGCCGGAGGAGTTTGGCCGGTACCGGCTTGAGGCAACACAAAGAGCGTTTAGCAATGCTTGGGACCTCACCGGAGACGGCCTCATCACATCTGCCGATCTCGAACTGCGGGCGCAGAGGTTTTCAGCATTTCAGACAGACACTCCCCGGCGGGAAGAGCAACTGCTCGATCCGGCCACCTTCCACGAGGACACACCTGACCATGTGCGGGTCTGCGCGCCTGAATTCGTCCGGCTCGCGCGAATGGAGCCAGAGACGGTGCCTGCAAGCAGTGACGCCAACCCTCTGATGCGGTCTGAGTCGTTGCTCCAACACTTGGATCTCGACGGTGATGGCGTCATCACCTTCCAGGAATATGCCACCGTCATGGAGCGCAACTGGTCGCGCCCTTAAGGCGCGCCAGCTCTCACCCTGCCTTGCGCACCATGCGCGGGCAGGGGCCAGATCCCATGCGTCCGGATGAGAAGGCAGCCGGCACCTCGCCGGTATAGACAAAGCCGCACTTTTCCAGAACGCGGCCCGAAGCCGGATTATCGGCATAATGCCCGGCGACGATAGGTGCGATGCCGGCCAAGTCGGCCGCAGCGAGAAGGCATTGCGCCGCTTCGCTGGCATAGCCTTGCCCCCAGAAGGGTTCTGCCAGCCAGTAGCCAAACTCGAAGGCGCCGTCTTTTCGCGGGTGCAGGCCGATCATGCCGATGCCCTGCCCGGTGCCTTTGAGCGTAATCGCCCGCACCCGGTCACCCCTGTTGGCCTCTGCGGCCAGGCAGGTGAGGACGTAAAGTTCGGCCCCCAGCGGGGGATTGGGATAGGGGATACGCCCGGTCATGTCGGTGACCTTGCGGTTGGTCGTGCCGGCTGAAATCCAGCCCGCATCGCCGAGCGTCAGGGGGCGCAGCTGCAGCCGCGCCGTCTCCAGAGGCCTTGTCCAGTCCAGTTCTTCTTCGGCATCGGCGTGCATGGCCGTCTCCGGGACGCTGGCCGGGAAAGGGTCCGGCACAACGAAAAGGGGAGCGGGATGATCCCGCTCCCCTTTCAGAGCTTTTGCAGCCAGTGCTGCCCGGGATCACCTTTTCTTGCGAAGGGCGATCCCGGCTTGAAGCGTGGGAAGGCCCCTATTCGGCGGCGTCGCTAAGCGGGGCGACCGACACATACATGCGGTCATCGCGCTTGCGGCGGAACTCCACCTTGCCTTCGGTAAGGGCGAACAGGGTGTGATCCTTGCCCATGCCGACATTGGCGCCGGGATAATACTTCGTGCCGCGCTGGCGAATGATGATATTGCCCGGAATCACGGCCTGACCGCCGGCCTTCTTGACGCCAAGGCGCCGGCCTTCACTGTCGCGTCCGTTGCGGGATGAACCGCCTGCCTTTTTGTGAGCCATTGTCTGCTCTCCTCAAAATCTGTCTGCTATCGGAACGGCGCGGGGGCTTAGCCCTTCGCCAGTTCCTTGGCCTGTTCCACCCAGTCGCCGGTCTCGGCTTTCGCCTTGATGCCGGGGATTTCCGCGTCCAGCGCGTCCAGATCGGCCGCCTTCCAGGCAGCGACCTGCGCAAAGCTGGTCACGCCAGCTTCATTCAGCTTCTTGGCATAGGCCGGGCCCACGCCATTGAGCTGGGTCAGATCGTCATTGCCTGCGGCCTTGGCTTTCGGCGCGGCTTTCGCGGCGGGCTTTTCAGCCTTCGGGGCGGCTTCGTCAGCCTTTGCCTTGGGCGCAGCTTTCGCCTTGGCAGCCGTTTTCGGCTTGGCGCCCGGCAGCACGATCTCGGAGATCGCAACGAAGGCTTCCCACTGGCGGTGGCCCTTGGTGCGGCGGTAGTTCTGACGGCGGCGCTTCTTGAAGACGATGACTTTCTCGCCCTTGCGCACTTCCACCAGCTCGCCGATTACCTGCGCGCCGTCGATGAGGGGGCTGCCGACGGTCACGCCGTCCGTGCCGCCCAGCATCAGCACTTCGCCGAACACGATCTGGTCGCCGGCTTCGCCTTCGATTTTTTCAACGGCGAGGCGGTCGCCTTCGGCAACCTTGTATTGCTTCCCGCCGGTCTTGATTACCGCATACATCTCTCAATCACCTTTTCTACGGCCAGATCTCCCAAACCCTTTGGAAGCCTTGCCCTTTTTCTTCGCCAGCTTCTTTGCAAGATGGCGTTGTCACAACGAAGTGCCCGCACTCAAGGCCTGAGGCGGGCATCAGAGGCGCGGACTTATACCCATGAGCGCGCGCGAGTCAATCGCGCGAGGGCGCTGCCGGGCCTGTATATGCACGGCTGGAAGGCCCTTTGGGGCGGGCGTGCAGGGGCGTCCGGGCGTTGCCGCTTCTCATGCACATTACCCGCTTGCAGGGGGCAAGGCTTGTCGCTAGGTTCCGCGCCTTCGCGGAGAGGTGCCGGAGTGGTCGAACGGGGCGGTCTCGAAAACCGTTGAGCGCGCAAGCGTTCCGAGGGTTCGAATCCCTCCCTCTCCGCCATTTTCATAGCAATTTCAATATGTTAGATCGATTGTTGGCTTCGCGGCCAACATAGCGGCCATCATTGAGTGGCCCAAATTCAAGCCGGTGTTACCGATTAAGCTGAACCCAGAATCGTATTATTGAACTGCTATAAAGCGATGAGGTGAGTCATGCAGTCAACAATCGTCGAGCAACTTTTGCATTCAACCGTGAAGTTGACCACGGCTTGTGAAGGCAAGGTTACCGGCTCTGGCACCGGCTTTTTTGTTAGGTTTGCAAGGCAGGACAACGGTAGTTTTGTGCCCGCCATTGTAACAAATAAACACGTTGTAAACAATAAGGACAGGGTAATTGCAGTTTGTCATTTGGCAGAAGATCAAAATTCGACAGAAGATCAAAAACCTTCCGGTAAATTCGTAAACTGTATAATTTCAATCGCACCTGAGATAATAATTAATCACCCTGATCCAAACGTGGATTTGTGTGCTGTTCCTATAACGGGAATTCTTTCAGATGCGAAGAAGAAAGGGACGCCTCTTTTTGTTAGATTTCTTGATCTTAGCCTAATTCCTGCGCAGGATGATTGGCAATATTTTGACGCACTTGAAGAAGTTTTAATGATAGGTTGCCCAAATGGGATATACGACAAGCATAACAACCTACCCATTATCCGGCGCGGCATAACTGCGACACCGGTCGGCAAGCGATATGAAGGCCGAGATGAATTCATGGTTGATATGGCGTGCTTTCCAGGATCGTCGGGTTCGCCAATTTTTCTCTACAATCAGTCTGGATATTTTAGTAGAAAAGAAAACGCGACTCTGATGGGGGCAGCGCGCCTGCACATAATCGGCGTGCTATATGCAGGCCCACTAATTACAAATGAAGGGAGCGTCATACTTTCGAAAGCGCCTCGCTTCTCTGTTGGCAGCATGATGCATCTCGGCAACGCTATAAGGTCAAGTGAGTTGCATGTTTTGGATGCAGAAATAAAAAGATTGGCTGGCCTGCCGCTTAAGCCCGAAGTTGAAATCGGTGAACCTGAATCATTCGAAGAAAAATAGCCCCGGCCATTACAGCCGGGGCAACCAATCACCCTTGGAGGATGGCGACCGACAAGAGCGATTGGCTAGTTACCCGTGGCGAGGGAACGCAGTCGCACGGGATCAGTGTTCAACCCGGCTGTTGCCTTTGTCGGCCAAGGCGGAGTTGTAAAAGGATCGGTGAACCGCACTGATGGCTTTGGGATATTTCGCGGCGGCTTTGCCAACGTCGATGGATTGAGCGATGCAACCCGCGCCTTCAGGGCAATGCTTCTTGATGAGGTCACCTGAAATCGAACCGTAAGTGTCCTCTGCCAGCCCAAGCAGATAATGCGGCGTGTTGTAGAGGACGGCGGCGGCTTCAAGGTCTTTGCCAGCGATTTCACGAATGCGGGCTAGACCGTCTTCTTTCGTTGAGAGTTCACGGATATATCCGCGTATGTCGGCATGAATGGCAGTGCGCTTTTCGTTGAGCGTGAACGCCTCATCAATGAGCTTCACGCCTTCGTTGAAAAACTCATCTTGAAGCGCGAGAAGTCCGGCTTGAGATTTTTCAACCTCGCGAGCAACATCGTGGGCAATCTTTTGCGCCACGACATGCTTTGAGACTTCGGTGCGCGTTTCGTCTTGATGCAGCGCCGCCACCTTCTCAATCCCGTATTTGATCGAGTCATGGGCGCGGTTCACGTAATTCAGCGCCTTCGCTGGCAGCTTCGACGCATCACCAAGCAGCACCTTGCGTCCGGTCGGTATGGACATGTCAGCAAAAAACTTGGCCGCATCCGGGCTGTTGTTCAGCGGCTTGATCGGTTGAGCGTTAAACATGGCGTGGACTTTCTTCAGTTGTAATTCGCCCTAGCCGGGCGGTTGTTGAGTTCGTCAGATCGGGCGTCTTCATCGCGGCATTCTTCAAGAAGCTTTGCTTGCTGTTCTTCAATGAGCTTATCGACAGCGGCAATGTCTTCAGGTTCGCGCGGGACTTCAGGCACAACTATCAAGCGGTGGCCTTCAGGTATGTCGCCGTATTGGCGCTGCATCCGGGCAAAGGCTTCGTCTTCAGTCTCGTTCCAACGCACCCCCACAACATGCGGCCAGTGGGTGCCGGTGCCGCGCTCTAGGCGCTCTAGGCGTCTGGACAGGCCGCGAAGGCTCATTGCAGCGTCCTGCCCTTCTCAAGCGCCTCTACACGGGCCTCTAGGGCCGATCCCTCAATCATCCGCGACAGGATCGACAGAATGTTGGCTAGGCGGCTGGCGTCTTCGACCTTGATTGAGCCGGAGCGCGCGTCCCTGAAAAGCCTTGCGGTCTGGTGGGCACAGTCGGTCACGCTCGACAGCCGCGCCCTGAACGCCTTGCGACGGCCACCCACAGCCCCTTTAGCGGGGGCAGGCAGGGGAACCCCGTCTTCAACCGGAAACTCGCTTTGCTCGACTTGCATTTCTCGACACCCAAGGCAGCTATTACCCACAGCCTAGAGGCGATTATTTGCATTAGTCAATAATAATGAAATCTGCAATACATATTCAACGAATGCATATTGTTTAATTAAAGTTCACCACTCGCTTTCTTGCGCATGTGTTCATCATATAATTCAAACATCAACTTTGTCGCTTCAAAAGCGACTTCCCTATCCGGCGAATTCACCGCTCGCAACAGGCATTCGATTGAGTGATTCAAGAGCCAGTTGCCTTCTTCACCCTTGGGTTTGAATTCTTCACGGGTCATAAGAATCTGAAGGGCCGCAATGGCCGTGCTGCGATCCGATTGGTTCACCCAATGCTTCGCCAGCCGTTCAGCCGTTTTCAGGTAACTGCGCTCGATTAGCCGATTGATTTCTTCATCGGTTGGAGCCGGTCCCGTGTCCGGTTTGTATTGGCGTTCCCACGGTGTTTCATTCCACCAATCCGCCCTTGGTTCATCCGTCATTTCAAAGTTCCTTTTGTTATTTATGTTGGCCGGTATGTTGGCCAAGTTGATGTTGTTCAATCAAAAGTCCTGCAAACTCTGTCGAATGTGGCGGAGTGTAAATCCGCGAGCGCCGAAATCGGGGCGCTCTAGAGAAGGGGCGGTAACAACGGTCACAAGGTAACAATCACGAAAAAAGACCCCCCTCATTCGTTACTTTGTTACCGTTGTTACCGGGGGTATAAGGGTGAGCGTATTTTCCGCGCCCTTCTTTGCGCAATTCGCCCGCCGCCACCATTTTGCCAAGTAACCGGCGAATGTTACCGGGGGACTGGCCGGTAACATTGGCGATCTCTTGAGGGGTGAGAGGGGCGTTTGCACGGGCCACAGCGGACAGGATGGCCGCGCGCTCATCGGAGCGGCGAACCTCTGACGGCGCACCTAGACTTTCCCAACGACAGGTATCCCGGTCGAAGTCCAGCGCGAGTTCAAATTCTTCAACGTCGCGCCCCCTGCCCGCCAGAACAGGCCCATTGCTATCGCGGCTCAACACAAGTGTGGTGTCGGCTGCGCCGGTCAGGCCATTGGTTCCGCTGGTTCGCTCTAGCTTATCGTCAGCTTCAGCTTTGCGCGTGTGGTGAACAACAACCACGCCAATGCCAAATTCATCCGCCAACGCCTTCAATGGCTGGACGCTTCGATAATCATAAACGTATGCGTCTTCACCTTTGCCCTTGGACGGGCGAACCATGTTGAGAACATCAACCACGATCAGGCGTGGGTTCACGGCTGAAGTTATCCAGTTCCGCAAAGCGTCAACGCCGCCCTTGTCGAGCGTTGGCATTTCAGTCCAGATCGTTAGCGCCGGGCCGGGCTTCACGGTGCAAATCCGTTGAAGCCGGTCCTTAATCCGGCGCGGTGTATCCTCTAAGGCCGCATACAGCACGCTCCCTTGCGGGCAATGCATGTTCAGCGCAAAGCCGCCATGCGCAACGGCGTTCGCCAAATCCAAGGCTAGCCATGATTTCCCTAGCTTCGGCGCGCCAACCAGCAATGTGAGGCCAGCGGCAACGAGTGTGGGCACAATCCATGCAATCGGGGCAAAGTCCGCATCCCACAGTTCTTCAGCCGTGTATGAGGTTTGCCGGGCGGGCCTGCCTCCGACTTTCGCGGCGATTTCAGCGGTTAGCTTGCTGCTATCAACCAAGGCAAAGTTCGGTCGCGAGTCCATCGCCCTGTTGATTGTCCGTTCACGGTAATCCGGTCGAGATTGCGTCTTCTCACGCTGACCTAACGGGCTGGCCAGCCAAAGGCGTTCAACTTCAGCCGGGTTAAAGTTCGTGCGCGGAGCAAGTGCATTGCAAAGGGCTTGATCGGCTGCGCTGTGATCCCCGCCGTGGGCGCTTAGATCGCCGTTATAGAGGGCGGCTAGGGCCGGATCGGCAAACAGGCTGGCCAACACCTCGCCATTGCCCACAGAAGGGGCCTGTGAGGGCTGTGGGGGTGTTTCCGGTGCCGGACTGCCCAAATCTGCCGAAAGGCGCTCTAGGAGGCCCTGACAGTCGTTTATCGGGCCGGGCCGGACGAACCTGCCGGTCATTGTGAAATACCGGCCAGAGGAATAGACCTCGACCTTGCCGCGTCGTCTCGACGCCACTTTGCCCTTCACGATGATATGTAGTCCGCGTCCTGACGGTGAAAGTTCGGCGTAGCTATCGAACGCTTCATAAATCCGCCGTTGGACGGCAAAAGCTTCAGCGTCATCGCCAGCGTCATCAAGGTCAATGCCGGTGAACGGATCATTGTCCGTGAACACAAAGCCAATGCCATCAAACCCGCCTGCCTTGAATGCGGCAACAGCTTCATCAAATCCGGTCCAATGTTCGGGGTTCGACACACTGGCCTTACCGTGTCCAACCGCCTTATATGGAACTTTAGTTGGCTTGTTTCCTTCACGATGTTCATATCGCCAACAAACAAATTGCCTGTAATTTCGCATTTCTACAGGAATGCACTCGAACTGCTTTGTGGTATCGAGCGCGCTAGCTTGCATTGTCGGTGAATTTAGACTAACGTAGTCTCTGCCATCGTGACTATCGTTAGCCGTCGCCTCATTGCCGGGGCGGCGGCTTTCGCTTTCCATGGGGCTTACACCGGCATTGCGGCGCGGCGGGCCTCAAGGGACGCGACTAGCACCCTGATCTCATCATCGGACTTGCCAGAGATACGGGCGGCGTTGATGGCCGCGATTTCCTCTGACGGCCATGCCGACGCTGTGCCGATCTTGACCGGTTTAGGGAACGTGCCGCGCCGAATGTCCCTATAGATGGTTGGCCGGGCTAGGCCGCTAACGCGCCTCACCTCTGGCATTCGCAACAACTCGCTCACCTGAAGCCTCCTGTGTCTTGGTGTAGACGCAGAATTGGCCGACAAGATCAGGGGCGTCGTGGGGAATAATTATTCCATCAAAGCTTTGTCTAGTTCACTTTTAATTCGGTCGGTTATATCACGAAGTTTAATGTTCCGCATTTCTTTATCATAAGATTGATGTTGAACGCCGGCATATTCAGGCAGGTATGCTTTAGCAGCTTCGCGAGCGTTACGATACTTGCCAGCAATTACGTCTTGGGCTGCAAGAACGTCGAGTTGTTCAAGCCGGGCATCACGCGGACGCCCGCGATTGATCGGGGGGACGGGAACGCCATCTTCAATCACAAAGCTCATTGGCCAACCGCCTCGTTGATCGCAACGACATTGCCGGACGGCTTTTGTGGCTTCGCGCAATACGTTGTCCAATCCGCCATCAACCTTGCCCGCTTGGCCAGCAAATCCCCACGCTGATACGCGGCCTCTGCCTTGTCCTTCAGTTGGTGCGCCAGCGCGTGTTCAATGACTTCACGCGGGTATGACGTAGTTTCGCCAGCCCAATCGCGGAACGTCGAACGGAAGCCGTGTTGTGTGATGTCATCACGGCCCATGCGCTTGAGAACTGCCGTCAAGGCGCTATCCGTCAAGGCCCCGCCCCGGAGTGCCGGAAAGACGTAGGGCGAACCCTTCACGCGCTGAACACCCTCTAGGAGCCTCGCAGCGGCGTCAGACAGGGGAACGCGGTGTTCCTTGCCTGCCTTCATGCGTTCTGCCGGGATCACCCACAGGCGGGCCTTCAGGTCGATTTCCGCCCACGTCGCGGCCCGGACCTCGCCTGACCGGCTGGCGCACAAAATGGCGAACTCCAACGCCTTAGCCGCCATCCCGTCGCGCTTGCGAAGTTCAACGATGAACTTACCGACTTCAGCGTATGGCAAAGCGGCATGATGTTTGACCTTCTTCACCTTGCTAGGGGCAGGCAACAGCTTGTCCAGATGCCCACGCCAACGGGCAGGGTTCTCGCCTTCGCGGTATCCGCTGACGGTTGCCCAATCCAGAATGCTTTCAATCCGCCCACGCAACCGGCTGGCCGTTTCCGTCTTGGTTGACCAAATGGGGCGTAACACGTCCAGCACCATTGCCCGGTCCACCGACGCCACCGGCAACTTGCCGAACTTGGGAAATGCGTAGGCTTCAAGCGTGGCCAGCCATTGCTTGCCGTGTTTCTCGTTCTTCCATTCGGGCCGCTTGGTTTCAATGAAGGCTTCAGCGCATTCACGAAACGTCTTGGCCTTGGCGACTTCAAGAAGTTCAGCTTGGGCTTGAGCCTTCACCGCTTCTGTCTTGGCAACTGTGGGGGAAATGACGGTGCCGGTTTCCTGTGCCATCGCGCGCAACTCGCGAGCCTTCGCACGGGCTTCAGCCAATGACAGTCCGGGCAGCTTGGCGGCTTCAGCGTCAGTTGCGCCAGCCTTCGCGTTATACGGTCCAAGGCCAATATCGCGGCGTTTCTCGCCAACCTTGATCCGCAAGGCCCATGACTTCGTTCCGCCCTCAATGCGCAGATGCAGCCCGGCGCAATCGCTAGGGCCGACCATGACACGGCGGTTTTTCGAGCCTTCGGCCTTCAGCCGGTCAACGGCGGTTGCCGTCAGTTCTTTCGCGCGCTTGGGCATATCCGATCCTTGGCCAACAATCCGGCCAACATAAAAGCGTGGATCGGGGGAGCCGTCAAGAGTCACCCATAGACAGGCGGCTTAGCTAAAACATTGGTCTAGATGGAGTTTTGAAGCCTTCCATAGACACCCGTAGCCGCGATGGAGGCGGACTCCCTCTCCGCCATTTTTATATTAAAATCAATGCATTAAAATACTGACTGGCTCTCCGGACAGCATGGCGGTCATCATTGTGCCATGCGTAATTTTGTAGAATCGATCTCTGCTCGCTATCTCACAACTGCCCACCACGCTCACCGGTATAGGGGGCATAAGGTGATGCATACTAATGACCCGACTGAGATGCCTAATGACCTGCGCCCCGTTTGGCCCCGCATTTGAAATGGGAGTCTGCTCAACAAGGAGACGGACCCATGAGGAAGAGCAGGTTCAGCGAGGAACAGATCATCTCGATCGCGC is drawn from Glycocaulis alkaliphilus and contains these coding sequences:
- the rsfS gene encoding ribosome silencing factor, encoding MNPFPCTGSNRRAKRARLTFLVLVHSTGAPALPVERQRNDTAPAPVSLKGGREQSEALEALVVKTLDDDKAEEIVSIDLTGKSSVTDFVVIASGRSNRHVGALADHLLQALKESGHAHVKVEGLQAADWVLIDAGDVVVHLFRPEVRSFYDLEKMWGGAPETAA
- the egtD gene encoding L-histidine N(alpha)-methyltransferase → MTDPSLKTGQTPSLSFYEDMHPPAADFRSDILAGLSKPQKALPPKYYYDEEGSRLFDAITEQPEYYVTGTELELLRAIGPELAALAGEGAVVLEPGAGSSVKIRTLLDALERPAAFVGMDISGDHVRAACEELAADYPELEIGALCHDFTQKLDVDALPLSENAHAGRRVVFFPGSTIGNFELIDALGLLKTLRSWLREGDALLIGTDMRKASETLEAAYDDKAGVTAAFNLNLIARINRELDGDIDADGLQYRAFWNPYRSRVEMYLMAVRDMHFTVAGERFVIRKHETIHMENSHKFTLDTFHDLAAKAGLKSRKAWVSGREPFSMHWLEPAGEAC
- a CDS encoding nicotinate-nucleotide adenylyltransferase, whose translation is MSQRPATPRFAAGKAEMLAPGMTVGLYGGSFDPPHAGHRHVALTASKRLGLDAVWWLVSPHNPLKHHAPGEIEARVAAIRALIPEPGHVVTTLESRLGTRYTIDIIRHLTKRYPQVRFVWIMGADGLGSFRRWGHWREIAARVPVCVIARGGSPLKWRLGQAARQLAHARVQPVAARALVERGAPGWTYITAPLHAEASSILRRER
- the obgE gene encoding GTPase ObgE: MKFLDQVKVFIASGYGGPGCVSFRREKYVEFGGPDGGDGGKGGDVWAEAVDGLNTLIDYRYKQHFKAQRGINGAGANRTGADGEDIILKVPVGTQILDENNEEVLADMTEEGMKVLLARGGRGGKGNAHFKTSRQQAPRHAQPGEEGEERWLWLRLKLIADAGLVGLPNAGKSTFLSACSRANPKIAAYPFTTLHPNLGVVDTGEGKRFVLADIPGLIEGAHEGAGIGDRFLGHIERCATLVHLVDAGGEDPVAAYDVVRGELEAYGAGLTEKSEILVLSKMETVSPERLEELKAELESRSQGEIAVVSAVTGENMRPLLYRIEAAIEGQRAADKAKAERLARGDEDDSWTP
- a CDS encoding EF-hand domain-containing protein, whose amino-acid sequence is MSERAPRPRPPKKTGSIEFRVAAEDKDAFLDACEAEGRPASGVLREAMAHFVRHRRIAPSRWSRLMPNSVIAAGLALAFAVQSADRLPGADRPYAIAEFDYYDLNSDGRITLHEYLRASGTVRELAGNSRTPRQAERTGRVFGLFAAYNAGPAQMLFAHPDRVSDECWRAVEDQQLVATTRNFQLMDADNDGVVTPEEFGRYRLEATQRAFSNAWDLTGDGLITSADLELRAQRFSAFQTDTPRREEQLLDPATFHEDTPDHVRVCAPEFVRLARMEPETVPASSDANPLMRSESLLQHLDLDGDGVITFQEYATVMERNWSRP
- a CDS encoding GNAT family N-acetyltransferase, which produces MHADAEEELDWTRPLETARLQLRPLTLGDAGWISAGTTNRKVTDMTGRIPYPNPPLGAELYVLTCLAAEANRGDRVRAITLKGTGQGIGMIGLHPRKDGAFEFGYWLAEPFWGQGYASEAAQCLLAAADLAGIAPIVAGHYADNPASGRVLEKCGFVYTGEVPAAFSSGRMGSGPCPRMVRKAG
- the rpmA gene encoding 50S ribosomal protein L27; the encoded protein is MAHKKAGGSSRNGRDSEGRRLGVKKAGGQAVIPGNIIIRQRGTKYYPGANVGMGKDHTLFALTEGKVEFRRKRDDRMYVSVAPLSDAAE
- a CDS encoding 50S ribosomal protein L21, whose translation is MYAVIKTGGKQYKVAEGDRLAVEKIEGEAGDQIVFGEVLMLGGTDGVTVGSPLIDGAQVIGELVEVRKGEKVIVFKKRRRQNYRRTKGHRQWEAFVAISEIVLPGAKPKTAAKAKAAPKAKADEAAPKAEKPAAKAAPKAKAAGNDDLTQLNGVGPAYAKKLNEAGVTSFAQVAAWKAADLDALDAEIPGIKAKAETGDWVEQAKELAKG